From one Nitrosococcus halophilus Nc 4 genomic stretch:
- a CDS encoding tyrosine-type recombinase/integrase, translating to MGRKRKGRKDLPQRVYHNHNTYFFVDRQGKWHNLGRDYHQAMVRYAEINTQPRPMMTLGQVMDRYQKEVIPKKAPRTQKDNLKQLVPLRAVFGHMPPNDLTPPEIYAYMDRRPPVSANREKALLSHIFSYAIRWGAAKDNPCRHVKRNTETPSGRYVDPEQYRLVYDVMPEVVQCAMDIALLTGLRQGDVLKLKRTDCKEEGLLVGTSKTGRTLMFSWTEDLREAINRAQNLPSTIATLWILHTKHGQPYTGDGFRTLWQKAMRKAIQEGRLDPSMRFAFKDLRTTAGSDASDDNLLGHEDRRTLYRHYKRKPLKVTPLR from the coding sequence ATGGGCAGGAAGCGTAAAGGTCGCAAAGATTTACCTCAGCGAGTGTACCACAACCACAACACCTACTTCTTTGTGGACCGCCAGGGGAAATGGCATAACCTCGGCCGCGACTATCATCAAGCCATGGTTCGATATGCTGAAATCAACACCCAACCTAGGCCCATGATGACTCTTGGCCAAGTGATGGACCGATACCAGAAAGAAGTCATCCCAAAGAAAGCGCCCCGGACTCAGAAAGACAATCTAAAGCAGTTGGTCCCCCTCCGAGCCGTTTTCGGACACATGCCGCCGAATGACCTCACCCCGCCTGAGATTTATGCTTACATGGACCGACGGCCCCCAGTGAGCGCCAACAGGGAAAAGGCCTTGCTATCCCATATATTTTCATACGCTATTCGCTGGGGCGCTGCCAAAGACAACCCCTGCCGACACGTTAAGCGTAATACGGAAACACCATCCGGGCGCTATGTGGATCCGGAACAATACCGCCTAGTCTATGACGTTATGCCGGAAGTCGTCCAATGCGCCATGGATATTGCGCTGCTCACAGGTCTTCGCCAGGGGGATGTGCTAAAGCTGAAACGTACCGACTGCAAAGAGGAGGGCCTGCTGGTTGGTACCAGCAAGACGGGGCGTACACTGATGTTCTCTTGGACCGAGGATCTTCGAGAGGCCATCAATCGCGCTCAAAACCTTCCGAGCACCATCGCCACACTCTGGATTCTGCACACTAAACACGGCCAGCCATACACGGGAGACGGCTTTAGAACGCTCTGGCAGAAGGCTATGCGGAAAGCTATTCAAGAAGGCAGACTTGATCCTAGCATGCGGTTTGCCTTTAAGGATTTAAGGACGACCGCAGGCTCAGATGCGAGCGACGACAACTTGCTGGGGCACGAGGACAGGCGGACTCTCTATCGGCATTACAAGAGAAAACCACTCAAGGTGACCCCACTTAGATAG
- a CDS encoding DUF4224 domain-containing protein, whose amino-acid sequence MFLTRSELQELTGYKKPSCMIRQLRSYGLRFFVAADGYPRVARSEIEGGKQEKPKSRPDFSALERVGNGQEA is encoded by the coding sequence ATGTTCTTAACTCGATCAGAATTGCAAGAACTCACCGGCTATAAAAAACCGAGCTGCATGATCAGGCAGCTCCGGTCTTATGGCCTGCGTTTTTTCGTGGCCGCCGATGGCTACCCGCGCGTTGCAAGGTCAGAGATTGAAGGGGGCAAGCAAGAAAAGCCAAAATCTAGGCCCGACTTCTCGGCGCTTGAAAGGGTAGGCAATGGGCAGGAAGCGTAA
- a CDS encoding YfdQ family protein translates to MTETNLESIPSDFQAAFEAGRESKPEIIKVGECPIAIIPSNHHIEELSNLMERPTKTVSSFRSSNPDSFIAYIKKYRLENTAVFCDIEEGSIRGIIDYHGPSTADWCNHRAFLKCKKTPEFLSWEGDSEKVMSQTEFAEFIEDHLQDIVEPIGAQMLEICTTLRCKTKVEFNQATRLQDGNTQFLYSEESEAGAGQRGELRIPESIKLGIQVIEGGEHYELEAKFRYRIVSGSLKMWYKLMRPERAYRDAVNDVYEYIRDELGKEVLVLLGSP, encoded by the coding sequence GTGACCGAAACAAATCTTGAATCGATACCGAGTGATTTTCAGGCAGCCTTTGAGGCAGGGAGGGAGTCTAAACCAGAAATCATAAAAGTGGGCGAATGCCCCATCGCTATTATTCCATCAAATCATCATATTGAAGAATTAAGTAATTTGATGGAAAGACCAACCAAGACAGTCTCATCGTTTCGGTCATCAAACCCGGATTCATTTATCGCCTATATAAAAAAATACCGGTTGGAAAACACCGCTGTATTCTGTGACATAGAAGAAGGTTCCATTCGTGGAATCATTGATTACCATGGCCCATCAACGGCCGATTGGTGTAATCATAGGGCATTCCTGAAATGCAAGAAAACACCTGAATTCTTAAGCTGGGAAGGCGACAGCGAGAAGGTAATGTCCCAAACCGAATTCGCTGAATTCATCGAAGATCACCTACAAGATATCGTTGAGCCTATAGGCGCCCAAATGCTGGAAATTTGCACCACACTCAGGTGTAAAACCAAAGTTGAGTTCAATCAGGCCACCCGCCTGCAGGATGGCAATACCCAGTTCCTTTACTCGGAGGAGTCCGAAGCCGGAGCCGGTCAAAGAGGGGAGCTTCGCATTCCCGAAAGCATCAAGCTTGGGATCCAGGTCATCGAGGGCGGCGAGCATTATGAGCTGGAAGCAAAATTCCGGTATCGAATCGTCAGCGGGTCCTTAAAAATGTGGTACAAGCTCATGCGCCCGGAGCGGGCCTATCGTGATGCCGTCAATGATGTGTACGAGTATATTCGGGATGAGCTGGGGAAAGAGGTCCTTGTTTTGCTCGGTAGTCCGTAA
- a CDS encoding DUF4326 domain-containing protein, whose amino-acid sequence MTIRVLNKRHGGQGVYIGRPSPLGNPFVIGRDGNRDEVIAKYQALLEVTLEGRSQARTEFNRLVKIYRETGELNLVCWCAPRACHGDVIKEQILNRIVEVKR is encoded by the coding sequence ATGACCATCCGAGTGCTTAACAAACGCCACGGCGGCCAGGGTGTCTATATCGGACGCCCTTCGCCGCTGGGAAACCCGTTTGTCATTGGCCGAGACGGAAACCGGGATGAAGTCATCGCTAAATATCAAGCCTTGCTGGAGGTCACTTTAGAGGGAAGAAGCCAGGCAAGAACCGAGTTCAACCGTCTGGTGAAAATATATCGCGAGACCGGAGAACTCAACCTAGTGTGCTGGTGTGCCCCGCGGGCTTGCCATGGCGATGTGATTAAGGAGCAAATTCTGAACCGGATCGTGGAGGTGAAGCGGTGA
- a CDS encoding primase-helicase family protein: MNTNKKLESWINEPITDWPTQPKAGNCQSLLKLLDHLCSRENHSSDELLDWVLKWLAYPIQNPGAKMRTALVIHGPQGTGKNLFFECIMQIYGRYGRIIDQSAVEDKFNDWASKKLFIIVDEVVNRSDSYIENKLKEIVTNEWILINSKGVDAYEERNHVNMVFFSNERMPVVLEEDDRRHCIIWTPEKLPKAVYDDVAAEIRDGGVEALHHYLLNLDLTGFGEYTEPPHV, from the coding sequence ATGAACACTAATAAAAAACTCGAATCATGGATAAATGAGCCAATCACAGATTGGCCAACGCAGCCGAAAGCGGGCAACTGCCAGTCTCTTCTTAAACTGCTCGATCATCTATGCAGCCGTGAGAATCATAGTAGCGATGAACTGCTCGACTGGGTGCTCAAGTGGCTGGCCTATCCCATTCAAAACCCAGGCGCAAAAATGCGAACGGCCCTGGTTATCCACGGTCCCCAGGGCACCGGCAAAAACCTATTTTTCGAGTGCATCATGCAGATTTACGGCCGCTACGGCCGCATCATCGACCAGTCGGCCGTGGAGGACAAATTCAACGACTGGGCCTCGAAAAAGCTTTTTATTATTGTCGACGAAGTGGTTAACCGATCCGACTCCTATATTGAAAACAAGCTCAAAGAGATCGTTACCAACGAGTGGATCCTCATCAATTCCAAAGGTGTCGACGCTTACGAGGAGCGCAACCACGTCAATATGGTGTTCTTCTCCAACGAACGCATGCCCGTGGTCCTCGAGGAAGACGACCGCCGCCATTGCATCATCTGGACCCCGGAAAAACTCCCCAAGGCAGTCTATGACGACGTGGCGGCGGAAATCCGCGACGGCGGCGTCGAGGCGCTCCATCACTATCTGCTCAATCTGGATCTCACAGGCTTCGGTGAATACACCGAACCGCCCCATGTCTGA